The genomic region TAGGCCCTCAGCAGGCGAGAGAAATTCTTTCTCAAGGGCCTTAAGAACCTCATAGACGTTTTCCCAGCGTAGAAAAAGAGGCTCGCCTACCACAATGCGCAGCCCAGGGAAATGAGCACACACTTCAAGAACTTCTTTGTATTCGAGGCCGGGGAAGATGTGTAAGGGTTGCACCACTACCTTGCGGTAGCCTTCGGCGTGAAGCTTAGCAAGCACTTCCTGAAGACTGTATAAACGCTTATGGATCCCCTTTTGGCGATAAATTTTGTTCTTCTTGGTCCGAATAATATCAGAGGTAAAGGCCCAGCGGATGTCATAGCCTGATAGTTCTTTTCGCAGCTCTTTTTCGAAGAAATCAAAGGTTACCTGGGCCTTGGTAGAAGTGCCAAAAGCAGCCAATACAATAGCGGGCTTTTCTTTAAGCGGCGGATGTTTGAGTTTAAAGATCTGGGCCGAAACCAAAGAACCTGAAAAACAACAAAAAAGAGCCACCAGAAAACTCACGAAAAACTTAATCATAACAACCCCTCCTTAAAATTTTTAGAGACCTTTGCGAAACACTTTTTCTGAAGGCCCGTTTCTGGATCCGTTCCTATTTTTCGAAACGAAAAATGGGAACGGATCCCTTTGCGGTTGTACTGCAACTCTAATCTCTGCAATTTTGCAAAGGTCTCTTTTAGTTTTTTGGAGGGGCTTGCGAGGCAGACCGCTCAGGAGAGAATCCTCCCAAACGGGGCAGGAAGCCTCGAAGCCCCGTTTGTCTGCACTCTGGGCCGGTCTCCCGGCTTCCGGATCATCCTACTCGCCGCGCCTTCCCAGGGCCTTCGACCCTCTGGCCTCAAGCCCCAGTGGCCTGTCACCCATTATGGCGAGTGGAAAAAAGCCACTAGCCATAACAGGTTAGCGACTTTCGTCCCCGGTTACGGTTGCGGGCCAGCGCCGGACTTGCACCGGACTTCCCGTTTCACCCTGTAACAGGGCACCCAGAGTAATTTTGGGTTTATAATTTAGAGGCCCTTCTATGTCAATGTCTAAACAAAGTCGTCACGAGGCCTCAGCGGGCCAAGCCATCTCAGCCACTTGCCCCCTGAGATTGCTTCGGTTCGCTTGCAATCACAGCAGTAAGTTGTAAAAGAATCCCCTAAAACTTCTAAAACCTTTATAACCTCAAGTATCTTCGAAACACTAAAAAACCGAGGGGCCCAACAACAGGTAAATGTTGCTAAAGCACTTAAAAACGAGCTATTCTGAATAAAAACCAACCAGATGCGCAAAAGTAACAATTCTCCAGGAGTAAAAAATGAAAAAGCTTCCCGTGGGGATCCAGAGTTTCGTGGAAATCCGTACCGAAAACTATTACTACGTGGACAAAACCCCCTTTGTAAAAAAGCTTGTTGATGAAGGGAAGTATTTTTTTCTTTCCCGGCCCAGGCGTTTTGGAAAAAGCCTTTTTCTAGACACCCTGCGCCAGGCCTTCCTGGGAAAACGTGAGCTATTTCAGGGCCTTTTTCTGGAAGAGAACTGGGATTGGTCGCAAAAATACCCGGTAGTCTATATTTCTTTTGGCGCGGGGGTACATCGAAGCGTTGACGAGCTCCAAAATACTTTCCAGGAA from Thermodesulfatator atlanticus DSM 21156 harbors:
- a CDS encoding sirohydrochlorin cobaltochelatase — encoded protein: MIKFFVSFLVALFCCFSGSLVSAQIFKLKHPPLKEKPAIVLAAFGTSTKAQVTFDFFEKELRKELSGYDIRWAFTSDIIRTKKNKIYRQKGIHKRLYSLQEVLAKLHAEGYRKVVVQPLHIFPGLEYKEVLEVCAHFPGLRIVVGEPLFLRWENVYEVLKALEKEFLSPAEGLNILAAHGTEVTSDSANITYLGLNWVLSNRYPNVMLATVEGIPHAEEVLKKALSSPASKIRFIPLMFVAGDHVMNDIYGEEDSWRAEVEKAGKKTDCVTTVFNGKTYYKGLGMYPEVDAIFIKSIKRMLKIIETY